The following proteins are co-located in the Gloeomargarita sp. SRBZ-1_bins_9 genome:
- a CDS encoding ABC transporter permease subunit — protein MARTYPSPEVLRRMPFSLADGVVILGTLVLLAGIARVGLGALEAFHPPVQVPTVDLDPRNLPYYAARSTLRMFVALFFSTVFTFIYGYIAAHSRRAERVMIPLLDVLQSVPVLGFLAITVTAFIALFPGSLLGLEAASVFAIFTGQVWNMTFSFYHSLRTIPQELQEAATLYGLSRWQRFVQLEVPSAMLGLVWNAMMSFGGGWFFVTESEAISVLNQEYTLPGLGSYVAAAIAAQDLGAMGWAVVTIAAVIVLVDQLFWRPLIAWADKFRMEQSAAAEAPESWVYDLIQTARLPRLLGQTLAPVGDRMNLLLCRVTALLPLPPLYPETETPKDRLYNAVLLLLTGLLLAWGVHFVVRTVGVGEVVEAFELGLITLGRVVVLLVVATLIWTPVGVAIGFQPRLARLLQPVVQFLAAFPANFIFPFATLFFIRTGIPLGWGSILLMALGSQWYILFNSIAGAQSIPTDLREMCADVGLTGWRKWHKLIIPGIFSAWVTGGVTASGGAWNASIVAEVVRWGDQTLRAPGLGAYITEATIQGDWARITLGIGMMSLFVVGLNRLVWRRLYALAESKYHL, from the coding sequence ATGGCCCGCACATACCCAAGTCCCGAGGTCCTGCGCCGGATGCCCTTTAGCCTGGCGGATGGGGTGGTCATTCTAGGAACGCTGGTGCTCCTGGCCGGGATTGCACGGGTGGGTTTGGGGGCGCTGGAGGCGTTTCACCCGCCGGTGCAGGTGCCGACGGTGGACTTGGACCCCCGTAATCTGCCCTATTACGCCGCCCGCTCGACGCTGCGCATGTTCGTGGCCCTGTTTTTCTCAACCGTTTTTACGTTTATCTATGGCTATATCGCGGCCCACAGTCGCCGGGCGGAACGGGTGATGATCCCGTTGCTGGATGTGTTGCAGTCGGTGCCGGTGCTGGGGTTTTTGGCGATTACCGTAACGGCGTTTATTGCCCTGTTTCCGGGCAGTTTGCTGGGGCTGGAGGCGGCGTCGGTGTTTGCCATCTTCACCGGCCAGGTCTGGAATATGACGTTTTCTTTCTACCATTCCCTGCGCACGATTCCCCAGGAGTTGCAGGAGGCAGCGACACTGTACGGGTTGTCCCGCTGGCAACGGTTTGTGCAATTGGAGGTGCCGTCGGCCATGCTGGGCTTGGTCTGGAACGCGATGATGAGTTTTGGGGGGGGGTGGTTTTTTGTCACCGAAAGCGAGGCCATCAGTGTGCTCAACCAGGAGTACACCCTGCCGGGGCTGGGGTCCTATGTGGCGGCGGCGATTGCGGCTCAGGATTTGGGGGCGATGGGGTGGGCGGTGGTGACGATTGCTGCGGTGATTGTGCTGGTGGATCAGTTGTTCTGGCGACCCCTGATTGCCTGGGCGGATAAGTTTCGCATGGAGCAGAGTGCGGCAGCCGAGGCACCGGAGTCCTGGGTGTATGACTTGATCCAAACGGCCCGGTTGCCCCGCTTGCTGGGACAGACCCTGGCGCCAGTCGGCGACCGGATGAATTTGCTCCTGTGCCGGGTGACGGCCCTGTTGCCCCTGCCGCCGCTGTATCCGGAAACCGAAACGCCCAAAGACCGGCTGTATAACGCGGTGCTATTGCTGTTAACTGGACTGTTGCTGGCGTGGGGGGTGCATTTTGTGGTGCGGACGGTGGGGGTGGGGGAGGTGGTCGAGGCGTTTGAGCTGGGCTTGATAACCCTGGGGCGGGTGGTAGTGCTGCTGGTGGTAGCCACGCTGATTTGGACGCCGGTGGGGGTAGCGATTGGGTTTCAACCTCGGCTAGCCCGGTTGTTGCAACCGGTGGTGCAGTTTCTGGCGGCGTTCCCGGCTAATTTCATCTTCCCCTTTGCTACGCTGTTTTTTATCCGCACGGGGATTCCCCTGGGTTGGGGGAGTATTTTGCTGATGGCCCTGGGGTCCCAGTGGTACATCCTGTTTAATTCGATTGCGGGGGCGCAGAGTATCCCGACGGACCTGCGGGAGATGTGCGCGGATGTGGGACTGACGGGCTGGCGCAAGTGGCACAAGTTGATCATTCCGGGGATTTTTTCGGCTTGGGTGACGGGGGGGGTGACGGCCAGTGGTGGGGCCTGGAACGCCAGTATCGTTGCGGAGGTGGTGCGCTGGGGAGACCAGACGCTGCGGGCGCCGGGATTGGGGGCCTATATCACCGAAGCAACCATCCAGGGGGATTGGGCACGGATTACCCTGGGCATCGGCATGATGAGTTTGTTTGTGGTGGGGTTGAACCGACTGGTTTGGCGGCGGTTGTACGCCCTGGCGGAGAGCAAATATCACTTGTGA
- a CDS encoding nitrate/sulfonate/bicarbonate ABC transporter ATP-binding protein, whose protein sequence is MTALIRVEQVAKSFPLPERKGHFWVLKDINLEIRAGEVVALLGRSGSGKSTLLRIMAGLIPPTEGRVWSNGQILRGPNRQVAMVFQSFALLPWLTVLENVELGLVARGMPREERRQRALKAIDLVGLDGFESAYPRELSGGMKQRVGFARAFALEPQVLFMDEPFSALDVLTAENLRGEIDDLWQAGMFPSKSILIVTHNIEEAVYLADRVILLGANPGRIRGEVVIDLPRPHDTLSPRYKALVDYIYTAMTNPDIEVISPAASTKPTSPFAQPLPHVRVGGISGLLELIVEQPEGQVDLPLLAERLQMSVDDLLPILDAAQMLGFAEVSQGDVRLTPVGRDFATTTILRSKDLFRQQVLQHVPVLVSMVQTLREKQDHTMSADFFLDLWDDYFPEAEAERQLATAIDWGRYAELFEYDADENRLYLSEPAAPLPEVA, encoded by the coding sequence ATGACGGCGCTGATTCGGGTAGAGCAGGTGGCAAAAAGTTTCCCACTGCCGGAGCGCAAGGGGCACTTTTGGGTGCTCAAGGACATTAACCTGGAAATCCGAGCAGGGGAAGTGGTGGCGTTACTCGGGCGCAGCGGCAGTGGCAAAAGTACGTTGTTGCGGATCATGGCGGGGCTGATTCCCCCGACGGAAGGACGGGTCTGGAGCAATGGCCAAATCCTGCGGGGACCGAACCGACAGGTGGCCATGGTGTTCCAGAGTTTTGCCCTGCTGCCCTGGTTGACGGTGCTGGAGAATGTGGAGCTGGGGCTGGTGGCACGGGGGATGCCCCGGGAGGAACGGCGACAACGGGCGCTGAAGGCTATTGACCTGGTGGGGCTGGATGGGTTCGAGAGTGCCTATCCCCGGGAGCTGTCGGGGGGGATGAAACAACGGGTGGGGTTTGCCCGCGCCTTTGCCCTGGAGCCGCAGGTGCTGTTTATGGATGAGCCGTTTAGCGCCCTGGATGTGTTGACGGCAGAAAACCTGCGGGGGGAAATTGATGACCTGTGGCAGGCGGGGATGTTTCCGTCTAAGAGTATTCTCATCGTGACGCACAATATTGAGGAGGCGGTGTACTTGGCGGACCGGGTGATCCTGCTGGGGGCCAATCCGGGCCGGATTCGCGGGGAGGTGGTGATTGACCTGCCCCGGCCCCACGATACCCTGTCGCCCCGTTATAAGGCCTTGGTGGACTATATCTACACCGCCATGACCAACCCGGATATTGAGGTCATCAGTCCGGCGGCATCGACGAAACCGACGTCGCCTTTTGCGCAACCGTTACCCCATGTGCGGGTGGGGGGTATCAGCGGGTTGCTGGAGTTGATCGTGGAACAGCCGGAGGGTCAGGTGGATTTGCCCCTGTTGGCGGAGCGGTTGCAGATGTCGGTGGATGACCTGTTGCCGATTCTGGATGCGGCGCAGATGCTGGGTTTTGCGGAGGTCTCCCAGGGGGATGTGCGCCTGACGCCGGTCGGACGGGACTTTGCTACCACCACCATCCTGCGCAGTAAGGATTTGTTCCGCCAGCAGGTGTTGCAGCATGTGCCGGTGCTGGTGAGTATGGTGCAAACCCTGCGGGAAAAACAGGACCACACCATGAGCGCTGACTTTTTCCTGGACCTGTGGGATGACTATTTCCCAGAGGCGGAGGCTGAACGCC